Proteins from a single region of Diorhabda sublineata isolate icDioSubl1.1 chromosome 2, icDioSubl1.1, whole genome shotgun sequence:
- the LOC130440615 gene encoding uncharacterized protein LOC130440615, which yields MAELGKLIKKRGVIKAQLTIFTKAVNEFATISNLSQTEVTKLKDRLRDAENYLDEFKSYQLEIELQDDINLDEQLIERERFENSYYDAIAVAKNILQSYNNHDNDTNLSVISDKACCKNEGIKLPDISLPKFSGNFEDWLEFRDTYKSLIHDRKNMPLLIDTVLGWVVSGQISTNNVEKASCNLSINQELLNSIAKFWEIEEISSTRQLSPDEQFCEDNFIKTTTRDANGRFTVTIPLKQQPSSLGESKAQAEKRFYALERKFRRDPMLHSRYIQFMNEYKELGHMTICNGNDSSFEYFMPHHGVLREESLTTKLRVVFDASAPSSNGLSFNNIQVIGPVLQDDLLSIVLRFRKYNYVVSADIVKMYRQISITPEQRHLQKIVWRENPSDNLEVYQLNTVTYGQASASYLAIRCLAKLAEDIQEMNPEIAEIIKHDFYVDDLLTGAPTLEHAQYICKAISDTLKSGCFALRKWCSNDTNALKNISSNDLKSDILEFAHDGKTKTLGLIWVCNNDKLQYKIHTNPIGTKVTKRTILSTISKIFDILGLLSPCTIIAKMIMQKLWENKLAWDDAIPKAISENWVRLEKELLILNDLELNRQAICKNAVELQLHGFADASEKAYGACVYLRSIDSDQKVHVSLLCAKAKVVPIKTIPIPRLELCAALLLARLTDKAKTALKIQFKSFTLWSDSTITLAWVRTSPNLLKTFTAHRVAEIQSLTKHADWRHIPTHDNPADIASRGIYPSQILNSDLWWRGPTWLAKDPSFWPNDKLEVLHDLPELKSSLLTNVAPPTLIFPFERFSNFSRMQRTMAYILRFKDNCLQRNRRRGGSLTVQELSDSLKCLIRICQSQSYSTEIETLKNNKPLSSHSNLLSLSPFLEPDGLLRVGGRLKHSNYSFDKRHPILINSKHHFSKLLFLQEHERLLHGGPQLLLSTIRENYWVISGRNLARKTVKNCVKCFKFNAKTIQPIMANLPRDRTNPSSAFSIVGVDYAGPFMINDKKGRGCRLSKCYIGVFICLSTKAVHLELISSLSSESFIQALYRFVSRRGKPSKILSDNGTSFVGAQRELKDFLKHGSNTIIEKCSSQNIEWSFIPPYSPHFGGLWEAAVKSVKHHLRRVLTQVHLSFEEFATVLAQIEAILNSRPLCPLSSDPNDFGPLTPAHFLIGRPIIAAPDQDVTDIKMNRLSRFQLVQQLAQHFWNRWKSEYIAELQRRTKWKSNQGHLVEDSLVLVKGENTMPTQWLLGRISKLHRGPDGIARVASIRTPSGEIIKRSFQKICPLPVDL from the exons ATGGCAGAACTTGGCaaactaataaagaaaagagGTGTAATTAAAGCTCAGTTAACTATTTTCACAAAAGCGGTAAATGAATTTGCAACTATATCTAATTTAAGCCAAACagaagttacaaaattaaaagataggttACGTGATGCCGAAAATTATCTTGACGAATTCAAATCATATCAATTAGAAATAGAGTTACAGGATGATATAAATTTAGATGAGCAATTAATCGAACGAGagagatttgaaaattcatattatgatGCAATCGCTGTtgctaaaaacattttacaaagcTACAATAATCACGATAATGATACAAATCTTAGCGTGATTTCAGACAAAGCTTGTTGTAAAAACGAGGGTATAAAGCTTCCGGATATATCACTTCCTAAATTCAGTGGAAACTTTGAAGATTGGTTAGAATTCAGGGACACATATAAAAGCCTTATTCATGATA gaaaaaatatgccGCTATTAATTGATACAGTGCTAGGTTGGGTTGTATCTGGGCAAATAAGTACTAACAACGTTGAAAAGGCTTCTTGTAATTTAAGTATAAACCaggaattattaaattcaatagcCAAATTTTGGGAAATCGAGGAAATATCTAGCACGCGACAACTTTCTCCAGATGAACAATTTTGCGAGGACAATTTCATCAAAACTACTACCAGAGACGCGAACGGACGTTTTACAGTCACTATACCTTTGAAGCAACAACCTTCTAGTTTAGGTGAGTCGAAAGCTCAAGCCGAAAAACGTTTCTATGCATTAGAACGAAAATTCAGGAGAGATCCAATGCTGCACAGcagatatatacaatttatgaaCGAGTATAAAGAGCTAGGCCATATGACAATTTGTAACGGCAATGATTCAAGCTTCGAATATTTCATGCCGCATCACGGAGTTTTGAGAGAAGAGAGTTTGACCACAAAACTACGGGTAGTTTTCGATGCATCAGCGCCCTCTAGCAACGGTCTATCCTTCAACAATATTCAAGTCATTGGACCCGTTTTACAAGACGATTTACTATCAATAGTCTTAAGGTTTAGGAAATATAACTATGTAGTTTCGGCAGACATAGTTAAAATGTACCGGCAAATTTCAATAACGCCCGAGCAAAggcatttgcaaaaaattgtatggCGCGAAAATCCGAGTGATAACCTGGAAGTCTACCAGCTAAATACCGTTACATACGGGCAAGCCTCTGCCAGTTATCTTGCAATACGCTGTTTAGCTAAACTCGCTGAGGATATTCAAGAAATGAACCCGGAAATAGCCGAAATCATTAAGCACGACTTTTATGTAGATGACCTGTTAACAGGTGCACCTACACTTGAGCATGCGCAATACATATGTAAAGCGATAAGTGACACTCTTAAATCGGGATGTTTCGCACTCCGAAAATGGTGCTCTAACGACACCAACGCGctcaaaaatataagttcaaatgatttaaaatccGATATACTAGAATTTGCGCATGAtggcaaaacaaaaacattaggCTTGATATGGGTTTGCAATAACGATAagcttcaatataaaattcataccAATCCTATAGGTACAAAGGTCACAAAACGCACAATTTTATctactatatcaaaaatattcgacATCCTTGGTTTACTAAGCCCATGTACTATTATCGCAAAAATGATAATgcaaaaattatgggaaaataaATTAGCTTGGGATGACGCTATTCCAAAAGCTATATCTGAAAATTGGGTAAGGTTGGAGAAGGAGCTTCTTATTTTGAACGATCTTGAGTTAAACAGACAAGCTATTTGCAAGAATGCTGTTGAATTACAACTGCATGGTTTCGCTGACGCTTCGGAAAAGGCTTACGGAGCCTGTGTTTATTTGAGAAGTATTGATTCCGATCAAAAGGTTCATGTATCCCTGTTATGCGCCAAAGCAAAGGTGGTacctataaaaacaataccaaTCCCGCGGTTGGAATTATGCGCAGCATTGCTTCTAGCCCGCCTAACAGATAAAGCTAAAACtgctttgaaaattcaattcaaatctttcACACTTTGGTCGGACTCAACTATAACTCTAGCTTGGGTACGCACAAGCCCGAATCTGCTAAAAACATTCACGGCCCATAGAGTGGCAGAAATTCAGTCTCTCACTAAACACGCCGATTGGAGGCACATCCCCACCCACGATAATCCAGCAGATATTGCTTCAAGGGGAATATATCCTAGTCAAATTTTAAACTCTGATTTGTGGTGGCGCGGCCCTACTTGGCTAGCTAAGGACCCAAGTTTTTGGCCCAATGACAAGCTGGAGGTGCTTCATGATTTACCTGAACTTAAATCCAGTCTTCTGACCAATGTTGCGCCCCCTACTCTGATTTTtccctttgaacgtttttcaaatttctcaagaaTGCAACGAACAATGGCATACATTTTACGATTTAAGGATAATTGTCTTCAGAGAAATCGCAGAAGAGGCGGTTCTCTTACAGTACAGGAGTTAAGTGATTCTCTAAAATGTCTCATTCGAATTTGTCAATCTCAATCGTATTCTACcgaaattgaaacattgaaaaataacaagcCTTTGAGCTCCCATAGTAATCTATTAAGTCTTAGTCCCTTTCTAGAACCCGATGGTTTGCTACGCGTAGGAGGGCgactaaaacattcaaattactCCTTTGACAAAAGGCATCCAATTTTGATCAATTCAAAGCATCATTTTTCAAAGCTACTATTTTTACAAGAACATGAACGCCTATTGCATGGCGGCCCTCAGCTGCTCTTAAGCACTATAAGAGAAAATTACTGGGTTATATCCGGTAGAAATCTTGCACGAAAGACTGTTAAGAATTGTGTGAAATGCTTCAAATTCAATGCTAAAACCATACAGCCAATTATGGCCAACTTACCGCGCGATAGAACTAATCCTTCTAGTGCATTTTCAATAGTGGGAGTTGATTACGCGGGGCCATTTATGATTAACGATAAGAAAGGTAGAGGTTGTCGTTTAAGTAAATGTTATATTGgcgtatttatttgtttatcaactAAAGCAGTCCATTTGGAATTGATTTCTAGCCTTTCTtcagaatcatttattcaagCGCTATATCGTTTTGTCTCTAGACGAGGCAAaccatcaaaaatattgtcCGACAATGGAACAAGCTTCGTCGGGGCACAGCGAGAGCTAAAGGATTTTCTAAAACATGGCAGCAACACTATAATCGAGAAATGTAGCTCTCAGAATATAGAGTGGAGTTTTATACCACCCTACTCTCCTCATTTCGGAGGTTTGTGGGAAGCAGCTGTCAAAAGCGTAAAGCATCATTTAAGGCGCGTTTTGACCCAAGTTCATTTATCATTTGAAGAATTTGCCACAGTTCTCGCACAAATCGAGGCGATTTTGAATTCGCGTCCTTTATGCCCACTGAGCTCTGATCCCAACGATTTTGGACCTCTTACCCCAGCTCACTTCTTGATTGGAAGACCAATAATTGCAGCACCTGATCAAGATGTCACCGACATAAAAATGAATCGACTTTCCAGATTTCAGCTCGTACAACAATTAGCACAGCACTTCTGGAACAGATGGAAATCTGAGTACATTGCGGAGCTCCAAAGACGCACCAAATGGAAGTCCAACCAAGGCCATCTAGTAGAAGATTCTCTCGTTTTAGTGAAAGGCGAGAACACTATGCCCACTCAGTGGTTATTAGGTAGAATCAGCAAGCTCCATAGAGGCCCTGACGGTATCGCTAGGGTCGCTTCTATAAGAACTCCCTCTGGAGAAATCATCAAAAGAAGCTTTCAAAAAATCTGCCCCCTTCCAGTTGACCTTTGA